One window of Streptomyces sp. SUK 48 genomic DNA carries:
- a CDS encoding LysR substrate-binding domain-containing protein, with the protein MTISNGKRRQPSLAQLRAFAAVAEHLHFRDAAAAIGMSQPALSGAVSALEETLGVTLLERTTRKVLLSPAGERLAVRAKAVLEAVGALLEEAEAVRAPFTGALRLGVIPTVAPYLLPTVLRLVHERYPDLDLQVHEEQTSSLIDGLATGRLDLLLLAVPLGVPGIAELPLFDEDFVLVTPLDHWLGGREGIPREALKELNLLLLDEGHCLRDQALDICREAGRADAPVTTTAAGLSTLVQLVAGGLGCTLLPRTALKLETTRSSQLLTGYFADPAPSRRVALAMRAGAARGAEYEELAGALREAMRMLPVRMFDGG; encoded by the coding sequence GTGACCATCAGTAACGGCAAGCGGAGGCAGCCGAGCCTCGCGCAGCTGCGCGCCTTCGCCGCCGTGGCCGAGCATCTGCACTTTAGGGACGCGGCGGCGGCCATCGGCATGAGCCAGCCCGCGCTGTCCGGCGCGGTCTCGGCGCTGGAGGAGACACTCGGAGTGACCCTCCTCGAGCGTACGACGCGCAAGGTACTGCTCTCGCCCGCGGGGGAGCGGCTGGCGGTGCGGGCGAAGGCGGTGCTGGAGGCGGTCGGCGCGCTGCTGGAGGAGGCGGAGGCGGTCCGCGCCCCCTTCACCGGGGCGCTGCGCCTCGGGGTGATCCCCACCGTGGCGCCATATCTTCTGCCGACCGTGCTGCGGCTCGTCCATGAGCGCTACCCGGACCTCGACCTCCAGGTGCACGAGGAGCAGACCTCCAGCCTGATCGACGGCCTGGCCACCGGGCGCCTCGACCTGCTGCTGCTCGCCGTCCCGCTGGGCGTCCCCGGCATCGCCGAACTCCCGCTGTTCGACGAGGACTTCGTGCTGGTCACCCCGCTCGACCACTGGCTCGGCGGCCGCGAGGGCATCCCGCGCGAGGCGCTGAAGGAGCTGAACCTGCTGCTGCTGGACGAGGGTCACTGCCTGCGCGACCAGGCCCTCGACATCTGCCGGGAGGCGGGCCGCGCGGACGCCCCGGTGACGACGACGGCCGCCGGGCTGTCCACGCTGGTCCAGCTGGTCGCGGGCGGCCTCGGCTGCACCCTGCTGCCGCGCACCGCGCTCAAGCTGGAGACCACCCGCAGCAGCCAGTTGCTCACCGGCTACTTCGCCGACCCGGCCCCGAGCCGCCGGGTCGCCCTCGCGATGCGCGCGGGCGCGGCACGCGGTGCCGAGTACGAGGAACTGGCGGGGGCGCTGCGGGAGGCGATGCGGATGCTGCCGGTACGCATGTTCGACGGCGGTTGA
- a CDS encoding transglycosylase domain-containing protein: MGRAEERRARQRGGHRAAPPSRRSTPESGNGSVGRAPGGKPRKSFLRRLFTWKKILGTIFGLCLLCIGGFAAAYMLVDIPAGNADAQLQSNIYKYGDGTMLARTGQLNRESVDLDQVPKNVQLTFVAAENKSFYHDSGVDLRGTARGVLNTVMGRGTQGGSTITQQYVKNYYLDQNQTVSRKLKELVISLKLDRQKSKDYILAGYINTSYYGRGAYGIQAASQAYYHKDAKNLTVEEGAYLAALLQAPNEYDWALASPTGKRLAQARWNYVLDNMVKQHWLDAGKRQAMKFEKPKAPKAAPGMKGQTGYLVDAANASLERQLVAQGSAATIGDAEALVKKGGWTITLNIDKGKQHQLEQAVKEQLTSKLDAKRRSVDGDVQPGAVSVDPKTGKVLAMYGGADYFKHFRNNATRTDYQPASTFKPVILAAALQQGSVTQDGKPINADTVYDGTSGRQVVDHGAKVGFDPPNEDHADYGNITVQKAMDDSVNSVFAQMGVDVGMDKVMSTAKQLGMDTTGMQAVPAQTLGSMGASPLEMAGIYATLDNHGKKVTPAIIKSVEHKDRDVTLPNPVGDQVISRTAADTVTSVLTGVVDDGTARVSVAANPARDGQQVAGKTGTSDNNKSAWFTGYTPGLVTSVGLFGESAKTHAQVPLTGATGLLPGTGRVNGGTYPAQIWAAYTFNAMDSVGKFDLDTSQGAAVETPTPTLSTSHTPTQSPSQSPSGTPSSSHTPTQSPTQSPTQTPTKSPTQSPTGPPTTGAPTGDPSPDDPLDQLGGEREQLGHQQRQQQP, from the coding sequence ATGGGACGAGCGGAAGAGAGACGAGCGCGACAGCGCGGCGGACACCGCGCGGCGCCCCCGAGCCGCCGCTCGACACCCGAGTCCGGAAACGGATCGGTGGGTCGCGCGCCCGGGGGCAAACCCCGCAAGAGCTTTCTGCGCCGGCTGTTCACCTGGAAGAAGATCCTCGGCACGATCTTCGGACTGTGCCTGCTGTGCATAGGCGGCTTCGCGGCCGCGTACATGCTGGTGGACATACCGGCGGGCAACGCCGACGCCCAGCTCCAGAGCAACATCTACAAGTACGGCGACGGCACGATGCTCGCCCGCACCGGGCAGCTCAACCGGGAGAGCGTCGACCTCGACCAGGTCCCCAAGAACGTCCAGCTCACCTTTGTCGCCGCCGAGAACAAGAGCTTCTACCACGACTCCGGCGTCGACCTGCGGGGTACCGCCCGCGGTGTGCTCAACACCGTCATGGGGCGCGGTACGCAGGGCGGTTCGACGATCACCCAGCAGTACGTCAAGAACTACTACCTCGACCAGAACCAGACCGTCTCGCGCAAGCTGAAGGAACTGGTCATCTCGCTGAAGCTGGACCGGCAGAAGTCCAAGGACTACATCCTCGCGGGCTACATCAACACCAGCTACTACGGCCGCGGCGCCTACGGCATCCAGGCCGCGTCGCAGGCGTACTACCACAAGGACGCCAAGAACCTCACGGTCGAGGAGGGCGCCTACCTCGCGGCCCTGCTCCAGGCGCCCAACGAGTACGACTGGGCGCTGGCGTCTCCCACCGGCAAGCGGCTGGCCCAGGCGCGCTGGAACTACGTCCTGGACAACATGGTCAAGCAGCACTGGCTGGACGCCGGCAAGCGCCAGGCCATGAAGTTCGAGAAGCCGAAGGCGCCCAAGGCGGCGCCCGGCATGAAGGGCCAGACCGGCTACCTGGTGGACGCGGCCAACGCCTCCCTGGAGCGGCAGCTGGTCGCCCAGGGCAGCGCCGCCACGATCGGCGACGCCGAGGCGCTGGTGAAAAAGGGCGGCTGGACCATCACCCTCAACATCGACAAGGGCAAGCAGCACCAGCTGGAACAGGCCGTCAAGGAGCAGCTGACCAGCAAGCTGGACGCGAAGAGGCGCTCCGTCGACGGCGACGTCCAGCCCGGTGCCGTGTCCGTGGACCCGAAGACCGGCAAGGTCCTCGCGATGTACGGCGGCGCGGACTACTTCAAGCACTTCCGCAACAACGCCACCCGCACCGACTACCAGCCCGCCTCCACCTTCAAGCCGGTGATCCTCGCCGCGGCGCTCCAGCAGGGCTCCGTCACCCAGGACGGCAAGCCGATCAACGCCGACACGGTGTACGACGGCACCAGCGGCCGCCAGGTGGTCGACCACGGCGCCAAGGTCGGCTTCGACCCGCCCAACGAGGACCACGCCGACTACGGGAACATCACCGTCCAGAAGGCCATGGACGACTCCGTCAACTCCGTCTTCGCGCAGATGGGCGTCGACGTGGGCATGGACAAGGTGATGAGCACCGCCAAGCAGCTCGGCATGGACACCACCGGCATGCAGGCGGTGCCCGCCCAGACGCTGGGCTCCATGGGCGCGAGCCCGCTGGAGATGGCCGGCATCTACGCGACCCTCGACAACCACGGCAAGAAGGTCACCCCGGCGATCATCAAGTCGGTCGAGCACAAGGACCGCGACGTCACGCTCCCGAACCCGGTCGGCGACCAGGTGATCAGCAGGACGGCGGCCGACACGGTCACCTCCGTGCTCACCGGCGTGGTCGACGACGGTACGGCCAGGGTGTCGGTGGCGGCCAATCCCGCGCGGGACGGGCAGCAGGTGGCCGGCAAGACGGGCACGTCCGACAACAACAAGTCGGCCTGGTTCACCGGCTACACGCCCGGCCTGGTCACCTCGGTCGGCCTGTTCGGCGAGAGCGCCAAGACCCACGCGCAGGTTCCCCTGACGGGCGCCACCGGCCTGCTCCCGGGCACCGGCCGGGTCAACGGCGGCACCTACCCCGCACAGATCTGGGCCGCCTACACCTTCAACGCGATGGACAGCGTCGGCAAGTTCGACCTGGACACCTCCCAGGGCGCCGCCGTCGAGACCCCGACGCCGACGCTCAGCACCAGCCACACCCCGACGCAGTCGCCCTCGCAGTCGCCGTCGGGTACGCCGTCCTCGTCCCACACCCCGACCCAGTCGCCCACCCAGTCGCCGACGCAGACCCCGACCAAGTCGCCGACGCAGTCCCCGACCGGGCCGCCGACCACCGGGGCGCCGACCGGCGACCCCTCCCCGGACGACCCGCTCGACCAGCTCGGGGGAGAGCGGGAGCAGCTGGGACACCAGCAGCGCCAGCAACAGCCGTAG
- a CDS encoding ABC transporter permease: MSTRQWGRDLGLGFRFAFTGGREGWIRVLLTAVGVGLGVALLLLTTAMPNALSVRHDRDNARADHTYGPVRPKAANTLVISDTDTEFHGHDVRGRLVEPEGPKAPVPPGLTAYPAPGDMVVSPALKELLGSPGGRLLRARLPYRITGTITEDGLVGSRELAYYAGAKNLAPKMDGSRTARINMYGATEATPPSHMDPILILLVLVVFVVLLMPVAVFIATAVRFGGERRDRRLAALRLVGSDSRMTRRIAAGEALAGSLVGLVLGTVFFLLGRQFAGSVEVLGVSAFPDYLDPSPALAALVALAVPAAAVLVTLLALRGVVIEPLGVVRTARPPRRRLWWRLLLPLGGVAMLAPMIGQGGSNGQFNQYLVTCGVLLLLVGVTALLPWVVEAMVARLHHGPVAWQLAVRRLQLSSGSAARMVNGIAVAVAGAVALQMLFAGVQGDYTKATGQDVTRAQMQINLSDGTPFRTAADRFNTTKGVRKAVSLGSTSLGEKDWKSGPGDTTTLISGTCASLRETAQLPSCHDGDAFLATGGDDDTAVEKLARPGRVLHLDADHGAGQGRDVRWTVPAGLKPARAITSPNGTKNSAILLTPAAVPGQVGRLLDGAVYVMLDKNVPDVSEYIRNTAAKVDPFADVMVWSSTEQSRNFTSIRTGLYVGALCVLALIGASLLVTQLEQLRERRKLLSSLMAFGTRRRTLSLSVFWQTAIPVALGLLLATAVGLTLGSVLLKMVGSPLRVDWRSVLSMTGAGAAVVLVVTTLSLPPLLRLMRPEGLRTE, encoded by the coding sequence ATGAGCACCCGCCAGTGGGGCAGAGACCTCGGCCTGGGCTTCCGGTTCGCCTTCACCGGGGGGCGCGAGGGCTGGATCCGGGTGCTGCTGACGGCGGTCGGGGTCGGCCTCGGCGTGGCGCTGCTGCTGCTCACCACCGCGATGCCGAACGCGCTCTCGGTCCGGCACGACCGGGACAACGCCCGCGCGGACCACACCTACGGGCCGGTACGGCCGAAGGCCGCGAACACTTTGGTGATCTCGGACACCGACACCGAGTTCCACGGCCACGACGTGCGCGGCCGGCTGGTGGAGCCGGAGGGCCCCAAGGCGCCCGTCCCGCCGGGCCTGACCGCGTACCCGGCGCCCGGCGACATGGTCGTCTCGCCCGCCCTGAAGGAGCTGCTCGGCTCCCCCGGGGGCCGGTTGCTGCGGGCGCGGCTGCCGTACCGGATCACCGGCACGATCACCGAGGACGGGCTGGTGGGCTCGCGGGAACTCGCCTACTACGCCGGGGCGAAGAACCTGGCCCCGAAGATGGACGGCTCCCGGACCGCCCGGATCAACATGTACGGGGCGACGGAGGCGACCCCGCCGTCCCACATGGACCCGATCCTGATCCTGCTGGTGCTCGTGGTCTTCGTGGTGCTGCTGATGCCGGTGGCGGTGTTCATCGCCACCGCCGTGCGGTTCGGCGGCGAACGGCGCGACCGCCGACTGGCCGCACTGCGCCTGGTGGGCTCCGACAGCCGGATGACCCGCCGGATCGCGGCCGGTGAGGCGCTGGCCGGATCGCTGGTCGGACTGGTCCTCGGCACCGTTTTCTTCCTGCTGGGCCGGCAGTTCGCGGGCTCGGTGGAGGTCTTGGGCGTCAGCGCCTTCCCCGACTACCTCGATCCCTCGCCCGCGCTGGCCGCGCTGGTCGCCCTCGCCGTGCCCGCGGCGGCGGTGCTGGTCACGCTGCTGGCGCTGCGCGGGGTGGTCATCGAGCCGCTGGGCGTGGTGCGTACGGCCAGGCCGCCGCGCCGCCGGCTGTGGTGGCGGCTGCTGCTGCCGCTGGGCGGCGTCGCGATGCTCGCCCCGATGATCGGCCAGGGCGGTTCGAACGGCCAGTTCAACCAGTACCTGGTGACCTGCGGCGTGCTGCTGCTGCTGGTCGGCGTCACCGCGCTGCTGCCCTGGGTCGTGGAGGCGATGGTGGCCCGGCTGCACCACGGCCCGGTGGCCTGGCAACTCGCGGTACGAAGGCTCCAGTTGAGCAGCGGTTCGGCGGCCCGCATGGTGAACGGCATCGCCGTCGCGGTGGCCGGCGCGGTCGCGCTCCAGATGCTGTTCGCGGGGGTCCAGGGCGACTACACCAAGGCGACCGGCCAGGACGTGACCCGGGCGCAGATGCAGATCAACCTGTCGGACGGCACCCCGTTCCGTACGGCCGCGGACCGGTTCAACACGACCAAGGGGGTGCGCAAGGCGGTCTCGCTCGGCAGCACCAGCCTGGGCGAGAAGGACTGGAAGAGCGGGCCCGGGGACACGACCACGCTGATCTCCGGCACCTGTGCCTCGCTGCGGGAGACGGCCCAGCTGCCGTCCTGCCACGACGGGGACGCCTTCCTGGCGACCGGCGGGGACGACGACACCGCGGTCGAGAAGCTCGCGCGGCCGGGCCGGGTGCTCCATCTCGACGCGGACCACGGCGCGGGCCAGGGCCGGGACGTGCGCTGGACCGTGCCGGCGGGCCTGAAGCCGGCTCGCGCGATCACCAGCCCCAACGGCACCAAGAACAGCGCCATCCTGCTGACCCCGGCGGCGGTGCCCGGCCAGGTGGGCCGGCTGCTGGACGGCGCGGTGTACGTCATGCTCGACAAGAACGTGCCGGACGTGTCCGAGTACATCCGCAACACGGCGGCCAAGGTCGATCCGTTCGCCGATGTCATGGTGTGGTCGTCCACCGAGCAGTCCAGGAACTTCACCTCCATCCGCACCGGTCTGTACGTCGGAGCCCTGTGCGTGCTGGCGCTGATCGGCGCGAGCCTGCTGGTGACCCAGCTGGAGCAGCTGCGCGAGCGGCGCAAGCTGCTGTCCTCGCTGATGGCCTTCGGCACCCGGCGGCGCACCCTGAGCCTGTCGGTGTTCTGGCAGACCGCGATCCCGGTCGCGCTCGGCCTGCTGCTGGCCACGGCCGTCGGGCTGACGCTGGGCTCGGTGCTGCTGAAGATGGTGGGCTCGCCGCTGCGCGTGGACTGGCGGAGCGTGCTGTCGATGACCGGCGCCGGCGCGGCGGTGGTCCTCGTGGTCACCACGCTGAGCCTGCCGCCGCTGCTGCGGCTGATGCGCCCGGAGGGGCTGCGGACCGAGTAG
- a CDS encoding alkyl hydroperoxide reductase, translating to MSLDSLKSRVPDYAKDLKLNLGSVIGNSDLPAQQLWGTVLATAIASRSPIVLRELEPEAKANLSPEAYTAAKSAAAIMAMNNVFYRTRHLLSDHEYGTLRAGLRMNVIGNPGVDKVDFELWSFAVSAINGCGLCLDSHEQVLRKAGLERDTIQEAFKIAAVVQAVGATLEAEAVLAE from the coding sequence ATGTCGCTCGACTCGCTGAAGTCCCGGGTCCCGGACTACGCCAAGGACCTCAAGCTCAACCTGGGCTCGGTCATCGGCAACTCCGACCTTCCGGCCCAGCAGCTGTGGGGCACGGTGCTCGCGACCGCGATCGCCTCCCGCTCCCCGATCGTGCTGCGTGAGCTGGAGCCGGAGGCGAAGGCGAACCTCTCGCCGGAGGCGTACACCGCGGCCAAGTCCGCGGCCGCCATCATGGCGATGAACAACGTCTTCTACCGCACCCGGCACCTGCTGTCCGACCACGAGTACGGCACCCTGCGCGCCGGTCTGCGGATGAACGTCATCGGCAACCCGGGCGTGGACAAGGTCGACTTCGAGCTGTGGTCGTTCGCGGTCTCCGCGATCAACGGCTGCGGTCTGTGCCTGGACTCGCACGAGCAGGTGCTGCGCAAGGCCGGCCTGGAGCGCGACACCATCCAGGAAGCCTTCAAGATCGCTGCCGTCGTGCAGGCGGTCGGCGCCACCCTGGAGGCCGAGGCCGTGCTGGCCGAGTAA
- a CDS encoding ABC transporter ATP-binding protein: MTPPPGSLLTARDLRKAYGPTLALDGAEFSIHPGEVVAIMGPSGSGKSTLLHCLAGIVPPDSGSIMYDGRELSGMSDAERSALRRSEFGFVFQFGQLVPELTCTENVALPLRLNGTPRKKAERAALTWLERLEVDDLGGKRPSEVSGGQGQRVAVARALVTAPRMVFADEPTGALDSLNGERVMELLTDAARSTNAAVVLVTHEARVAAYSDREIVVRDGKSRDMERAV, translated from the coding sequence ATGACTCCTCCCCCCGGTTCCCTGCTCACCGCCCGGGACCTGCGCAAGGCGTACGGCCCGACGCTGGCGCTGGACGGCGCCGAGTTCTCCATCCACCCCGGCGAGGTCGTCGCGATCATGGGCCCCTCGGGCTCCGGCAAGTCGACACTGCTGCACTGCCTGGCCGGCATCGTGCCGCCCGACTCCGGGTCGATCATGTACGACGGCCGGGAGCTGTCCGGCATGAGCGACGCTGAGCGCAGCGCGCTGCGGCGCAGCGAGTTCGGCTTCGTCTTCCAGTTCGGCCAGCTGGTCCCCGAGCTGACCTGTACGGAGAACGTGGCCCTGCCCCTGCGGCTCAACGGCACCCCCCGCAAGAAGGCCGAGCGCGCCGCGCTGACCTGGCTGGAGCGGCTGGAGGTGGACGACCTGGGCGGCAAGCGGCCCAGCGAGGTCTCCGGCGGCCAGGGCCAGCGGGTCGCGGTGGCGCGGGCGCTGGTCACCGCGCCCCGGATGGTGTTCGCGGACGAGCCGACCGGCGCGCTCGACTCCCTCAACGGCGAACGCGTGATGGAGCTGCTCACCGACGCGGCCCGCTCCACCAACGCGGCCGTCGTGCTGGTCACGCACGAGGCCCGGGTCGCCGCCTACTCCGACCGGGAGATCGTCGTACGCGACGGCAAGTCCCGGGACATGGAGCGCGCCGTATGA
- a CDS encoding PadR family transcriptional regulator, with amino-acid sequence MSIGHTLLGLLESGPRHGYDLKRAFDEKFGQDRPLHYGQVYSTMSRLLKHGLVEVDGVESGGGPERKRYAITEAGVTDVQRWLATPEKPEEYLQSTLYTKVVLALLTHRDAVGILDIQRSEHLRSMRILTDRKRKGDLADQLICDHALFHLEADLRWLELTTARLDKLRAEVAA; translated from the coding sequence ATGTCCATCGGTCACACCCTCCTAGGACTCCTGGAGTCCGGCCCGCGCCACGGCTACGACCTCAAGCGGGCCTTCGACGAGAAGTTCGGTCAGGACCGGCCCCTGCACTACGGCCAGGTCTACTCGACGATGTCCCGGCTGCTGAAGCACGGCCTCGTGGAGGTCGACGGCGTCGAGTCCGGCGGCGGCCCCGAGCGCAAGCGGTACGCCATCACCGAGGCCGGCGTCACCGACGTGCAGCGCTGGCTCGCCACCCCGGAGAAGCCGGAGGAGTACCTCCAGTCGACCCTGTACACCAAGGTCGTCCTCGCGCTCCTCACCCACCGCGACGCCGTCGGCATCCTCGACATCCAGCGCTCCGAGCACCTGCGCAGCATGCGCATCCTGACCGACCGCAAGCGCAAGGGCGACCTCGCCGACCAGCTGATCTGCGACCACGCCCTGTTCCATCTGGAAGCCGATCTGCGCTGGCTGGAACTGACCACCGCCCGTCTGGACAAGCTGCGCGCGGAGGTCGCCGCATGA
- a CDS encoding ATP-binding SpoIIE family protein phosphatase: MTEQPTSFERPEAGADPADGRGALTHAPEPVGTPVLPVQARADGTPSGSGAATSCGQPMDGKGKEPPVNGPEHSQPATADAGAAHRPRPAEAIPPQPGADQERSPGGPERRTGRGLPPGRPMPMRRDGDRLRFVGAATRRIARGLDLDEIVMGLCRATVPTFSDAILVYLRDPLPVGDERPTGPVVLRLRRTDRIPEERDTDGVLLPGAFEPEPEPVALAELSSLTTELCEVRPGGALNEVLRGVRPVFADAPAARAALPELLGDGAEALVPSGQHAILAPLRGRRRVIGAALFLRRPERLAFETDDLLVAAQLATHSALGIDKAVLYGREAYIADELQRTMLPETLPRPTGVRLASRYLPAAETARVGGDWYDAIPLPGSRVALVVGDVMGHSMTSAAIMGQLRTTAQTLAGLDLPPQEVLHHLDEQAQRLGTDRMATCLYAVYDPVTHRITIANAGHPPPVLLHLGGRAEVLRVPPGAPIGVGGVDFEAVELDAPAGATLLLYTDGLVESRLRDVWTGIEQLRERLAATAQLTGPDHPPPLEALCDEVLDMLGPGDRDDDIALLAARFDGIAPSDVAYWTLEPEDSAPGQARRLARRALARWDMEDLTDSVELLVSEVVTNAVRYASRPVTLRLLRTHVLRCEVGDDVPQLPRLRQARATDEGGRGLYLVNKLARRWGATRLSTGKVVWFELHRG; the protein is encoded by the coding sequence GTGACGGAGCAGCCCACCTCCTTCGAGCGCCCCGAGGCGGGCGCCGACCCCGCGGACGGCCGCGGGGCCCTGACGCATGCCCCGGAACCGGTCGGCACCCCCGTCTTACCCGTGCAGGCACGGGCGGACGGGACGCCGTCGGGGTCCGGGGCGGCCACCTCGTGTGGCCAGCCCATGGACGGCAAGGGGAAGGAGCCCCCAGTCAACGGCCCGGAGCACTCCCAGCCCGCCACCGCGGACGCCGGCGCGGCCCATCGCCCGCGTCCCGCGGAGGCCATTCCGCCGCAGCCGGGCGCCGACCAGGAGCGGTCTCCGGGCGGTCCGGAGCGCCGTACCGGCCGGGGTCTGCCGCCGGGGCGGCCGATGCCGATGCGGCGTGACGGCGACCGGCTCAGGTTCGTCGGCGCGGCCACCCGCCGGATCGCCCGCGGCCTCGACCTGGACGAGATCGTGATGGGTCTGTGCCGGGCCACGGTGCCGACGTTCTCGGACGCGATCCTCGTCTATCTGCGCGACCCGCTGCCGGTCGGCGACGAACGGCCCACCGGCCCGGTCGTCCTGCGGCTGCGCCGTACCGACCGCATACCGGAGGAGCGGGACACCGACGGCGTCCTGCTGCCCGGCGCGTTCGAGCCGGAGCCCGAGCCGGTCGCGCTCGCCGAACTGTCCTCGCTGACCACCGAACTGTGCGAGGTGCGCCCCGGCGGCGCGCTGAACGAGGTGCTGCGCGGGGTGCGCCCGGTGTTCGCGGACGCGCCCGCCGCCCGTGCCGCCCTGCCCGAACTGCTCGGCGACGGCGCGGAGGCGCTCGTCCCGTCCGGGCAGCACGCGATCCTCGCGCCGCTGCGCGGCCGGCGCCGGGTGATCGGTGCCGCCCTGTTCCTGCGCCGCCCCGAGCGCCTCGCGTTCGAGACGGACGATCTGCTGGTGGCCGCCCAACTGGCCACGCACAGCGCGCTCGGCATCGACAAGGCGGTCCTCTACGGCCGCGAGGCGTACATCGCCGACGAGTTGCAGCGCACCATGCTGCCCGAGACCCTGCCCCGCCCGACCGGGGTGCGGCTCGCCTCCCGGTATCTGCCGGCCGCGGAGACCGCGCGGGTGGGCGGCGACTGGTACGACGCGATCCCGCTGCCCGGCAGCCGGGTGGCGCTGGTGGTCGGCGACGTCATGGGCCACTCCATGACCTCGGCGGCGATCATGGGCCAGCTGCGCACCACCGCGCAGACGCTGGCCGGGCTCGATCTGCCGCCGCAGGAGGTGCTGCACCACCTGGACGAGCAGGCGCAGCGGCTCGGCACCGACCGCATGGCGACCTGTCTGTACGCCGTCTACGACCCGGTCACGCATCGCATCACCATCGCCAACGCCGGTCATCCGCCGCCCGTGCTGCTGCACCTGGGCGGGCGGGCCGAGGTGCTGCGGGTGCCGCCGGGCGCGCCGATCGGCGTCGGCGGGGTGGACTTCGAGGCGGTCGAGCTGGACGCGCCGGCCGGGGCCACGCTGCTGCTGTACACCGACGGCCTGGTGGAGTCCCGGCTGCGGGACGTGTGGACGGGCATAGAGCAGCTGCGCGAGCGGCTCGCCGCCACCGCGCAGCTGACGGGTCCGGACCATCCGCCGCCGCTGGAGGCCCTGTGCGACGAGGTCCTCGACATGCTCGGGCCCGGCGACCGGGACGACGACATCGCGCTGCTCGCGGCCCGCTTCGACGGGATCGCGCCGAGCGATGTGGCGTACTGGACGCTGGAGCCGGAGGACTCGGCCCCGGGGCAGGCCCGCCGGCTGGCCCGGCGCGCGCTCGCCCGCTGGGACATGGAGGACCTCACCGACTCGGTGGAGCTGCTGGTCAGCGAGGTCGTGACGAACGCCGTACGGTACGCGTCGCGGCCGGTGACGCTGCGGCTGCTGCGCACCCATGTGCTGCGCTGCGAGGTCGGCGACGACGTGCCGCAGCTGCCGCGGCTGCGGCAGGCGCGGGCCACCGACGAGGGCGGCCGGGGCCTGTACCTGGTCAACAAGCTGGCCCGGCGGTGGGGCGCGACGCGGCTGAGCACCGGCAAGGTGGTGTGGTTCGAGCTGCACCGCGGCTGA
- a CDS encoding peroxiredoxin, with the protein MLTVGDKFPEFDLTACVSLEKGKEFDQLNHKSYEGKWLVVFAWPKDFTFVCPTEIAAFGKLNDEFADRDAQILGFSGDSEFVHHAWRKDHPDLTDLPFPMLADSKHELMRDLGIEGEDGFAQRAVFIVDPNHEIQFTMVTAGSVGRNPKEVLRVLDALQTDELCPCNWSKGDETLDPVALLAGE; encoded by the coding sequence GTGCTCACTGTCGGTGACAAGTTCCCCGAGTTCGACCTGACCGCTTGCGTCTCGCTGGAGAAGGGCAAGGAGTTCGACCAGCTCAACCACAAGTCCTACGAGGGCAAGTGGCTGGTCGTCTTCGCCTGGCCGAAGGACTTCACCTTCGTCTGCCCGACCGAGATCGCCGCGTTCGGCAAGCTGAACGACGAGTTCGCCGACCGCGACGCCCAGATCCTCGGCTTCTCCGGTGACTCCGAGTTCGTGCACCACGCCTGGCGCAAGGACCACCCGGACCTGACCGACCTGCCTTTCCCGATGCTGGCCGACTCCAAGCACGAGCTCATGCGTGACCTGGGCATCGAGGGCGAGGACGGCTTCGCGCAGCGCGCCGTGTTCATCGTGGACCCGAACCACGAGATCCAGTTCACGATGGTGACCGCCGGTTCCGTGGGCCGTAACCCCAAGGAGGTCCTGCGGGTCCTCGACGCCCTGCAGACCGACGAGCTGTGCCCGTGCAACTGGAGCAAGGGCGACGAGACCCTGGACCCGGTCGCGCTGCTGGCTGGTGAGTGA